A window of Juglans regia cultivar Chandler chromosome 7, Walnut 2.0, whole genome shotgun sequence contains these coding sequences:
- the LOC109016047 gene encoding major allergen Pru ar 1-like — MGVVSLTDEFTSPVPAGKLFKALILDADNLFPKLMPQAIKSIETVEGNGGPGTIKKLTFAEGTHIKYVKHRIDAVDEEKLTYSYTLIEGDDLVDKIESVSYEIKFEATPDGGCKGTDVIKYHPKPGVQIDEEEVKSGKQKAMAVYKAVEAYLLANPEAYA, encoded by the exons ATGGGTGTTGTATCTCTAACTGATGAGTTCACTAGCCCCGTCCCGGCAGGAAAACTGTTCAAGGCCTTGATCCTTGATGCTGACAACCTCTTCCCCAAGCTCATGCCCCAGGCCATCAAGAGTATCGAGACAGTTGAAGGCAATGGAGGGCCTGGAACCATTAAGAAACTGACCTTTGCTGAAG GTACACACATCAAGTACGTGAAGCATAGGATCGATGCAGTAGATGAAGAgaaattaacatatagttacaCGTTGATTGAGGGTGATGATTTGGTGGACAAGATCGAATCAGTTTCTTATGAGATTAAGTTTGAGGCCACTCCTGATGGGGGATGCAAAGGTACAGATGTCATCAAGTATCATCCAAAACCAGGGGTCCAGATCGATGAAGAGGAAGTGAAGTCAGGCAAGCAAAAGGCCATGGCTGTTTACAAGGCTGTGGAAGCATATCTCTTGGCCAATCCTGAAGCCTATGCTTAG